One Microbacterium sp. zg-B96 genomic region harbors:
- the metK gene encoding methionine adenosyltransferase, whose product MTDLRLFTSESVTEGHPDKICDQISDSILDAILTEDPQGRVAVETLVTTGLVHVAGEVSTSAYVEIPAIVREVVNRIGYTSSDAGFDGNSCGVSVSIGAQSSDIAAGVDKAFERREDGSEDPHDLQGAGDQGIMFGYATDETPQLMPMAIWTAHRIAERLAAVRRSGALPFLRPDGKTQVTLGYDGHTPKTVESVVLSTQHQADISQKALRAAVRAEVIDPVLEETGLELPDVSYYINPAGPFVTGGPKGDAGLTGRKIIIDTYGGAARHGGGAFSGKDPSKVDRSAAYAMRWVAKNAVAAGLAERLEVQVAYAIGKAKPVGLYVETFGTGRVSDEAIRRAIREVFDLRPKAIIDQLDLLRPIYAKTAAYGHFGRELPEFTWERTDRVEELRAAAGL is encoded by the coding sequence ATGACCGACCTGCGTCTGTTCACTTCCGAGTCCGTCACCGAGGGTCACCCCGACAAGATCTGCGACCAGATCTCCGACAGCATCCTCGACGCGATCCTCACCGAAGACCCGCAGGGCCGCGTCGCCGTCGAGACGCTGGTGACCACCGGCCTCGTGCACGTGGCCGGCGAGGTCTCCACCAGCGCGTACGTCGAGATCCCCGCCATCGTGCGGGAAGTGGTCAATCGCATCGGCTACACCTCCAGCGACGCCGGCTTCGACGGCAACTCGTGCGGGGTGAGCGTGTCGATCGGCGCGCAGTCCTCCGACATCGCCGCCGGCGTCGACAAGGCGTTCGAGCGCCGTGAAGACGGCTCGGAAGACCCGCACGACCTGCAGGGTGCCGGCGACCAGGGCATCATGTTCGGCTACGCGACCGACGAGACGCCGCAACTCATGCCGATGGCCATCTGGACGGCCCACCGCATCGCGGAGCGCCTCGCCGCCGTGCGCCGCTCGGGCGCGCTGCCGTTCCTGCGCCCCGACGGCAAGACCCAGGTCACCCTCGGCTACGACGGGCACACCCCGAAGACCGTCGAGTCGGTCGTGCTGTCCACGCAGCACCAGGCCGACATCTCACAGAAGGCGCTGCGCGCCGCCGTCCGCGCCGAGGTCATCGACCCGGTGCTGGAGGAGACCGGGCTCGAGCTTCCCGACGTGTCCTACTACATCAACCCGGCCGGCCCGTTCGTCACCGGCGGCCCCAAGGGCGACGCCGGCCTGACCGGCCGAAAGATCATCATCGACACCTACGGCGGCGCCGCCCGCCACGGCGGCGGCGCGTTCAGCGGCAAGGACCCGTCGAAGGTCGACCGCTCCGCCGCGTACGCGATGCGCTGGGTCGCCAAGAACGCCGTCGCCGCAGGGCTGGCCGAGCGCCTCGAGGTGCAGGTGGCCTACGCCATCGGCAAGGCCAAGCCGGTCGGCCTCTACGTCGAGACGTTCGGCACCGGCCGGGTCTCCGACGAGGCGATCCGCCGCGCCATCCGCGAGGTGTTCGACCTGCGCCCCAAGGCGATCATCGACCAGCTCGACCTGCTGCGACCCATCTACGCCAAGACGGCCGCCTACGGACACTTCGGGCGGGAACTGCCCGAGTTCACGTGGGAGCGCACCGACCGCGTCGAGGAGCTGCGCGCGGCCGCAGGGCTCTAG
- the gmk gene encoding guanylate kinase, translating to MADAQHPPEVDRAAASRRAVAARRERAALKRDVATRVITPQELLRRGLAEPGSPAGAMRVPEFLTAIPAIGEGKRDRILADLGISPVKRLGGLGSRQRTALQGFLDDRWPEPTPRDGRSRLIVLAGPTAVGKGTVAAEIKEHHPEIVLSVSATTRAPRPGEVEGEHYYFVGDAEFDRMIADGELLEHATVHNRFRYGTPRAPIEAALAEGRTVLLEIDLQGARQVRAAEPSATLVFLLPPSWDELVQRLVGRGTEDDEERARRLRTAKKELAAQGEFDFHVVNDDVARAADEVAQLAG from the coding sequence ATGGCTGACGCTCAGCACCCACCCGAGGTCGACCGTGCCGCGGCATCCCGCCGCGCCGTCGCCGCCCGCCGCGAACGCGCCGCGCTCAAGCGCGATGTCGCAACGCGCGTGATCACGCCGCAGGAACTGCTGCGCCGCGGCCTTGCCGAGCCCGGCTCGCCCGCCGGTGCGATGCGCGTGCCGGAGTTCCTCACCGCCATCCCCGCGATCGGTGAGGGCAAGCGCGACCGCATCCTGGCGGATCTGGGCATCTCGCCGGTCAAGCGCCTCGGGGGCCTCGGCAGCCGCCAGCGCACCGCGTTGCAGGGCTTCCTCGACGACCGCTGGCCGGAGCCGACCCCGCGGGACGGACGCAGCCGGCTGATCGTGCTGGCGGGGCCGACCGCCGTGGGCAAGGGCACGGTGGCCGCCGAGATCAAGGAGCACCACCCCGAGATCGTGCTGTCGGTCTCGGCGACGACCCGTGCCCCGCGCCCCGGGGAGGTCGAAGGCGAGCACTATTACTTCGTCGGGGATGCGGAGTTCGACCGCATGATCGCCGACGGCGAGCTGCTCGAGCACGCCACCGTGCACAACCGGTTCCGCTACGGCACCCCGCGCGCGCCCATCGAGGCGGCGCTGGCCGAGGGGCGCACGGTGCTGCTGGAGATCGATCTGCAGGGCGCCCGTCAGGTACGCGCCGCGGAGCCCAGCGCGACGCTGGTCTTCCTGCTGCCGCCCAGCTGGGACGAACTGGTGCAGCGCCTGGTGGGCCGCGGCACCGAGGACGACGAGGAGCGTGCCCGGCGCCTGCGCACCGCGAAGAAGGAACTCGCCGCGCAGGGGGAGTTCGACTTCCACGTCGTCAACGACGACGTGGCCCGCGCCGCCGACGAGGTCGCCCAGCTCGCGGGCTGA
- a CDS encoding primosomal protein N', with product MTTRRVARVLIDSPLPQLDRLFDYEVPDELADTVVPGIRVRVPLRTAGRLVDAYVIETDRADAAGRPLSLVDSVISTVEVLPPGLYALARRAADRAAGSASDILRLAVPKRMVRAEKAWFASDPVPAPTVAETDAAWAGDVLAAFPGLSEAITAGERLALDAPPRPARLSSGEDVGAWAELLAAAAVRTLTAGRSAVLVVPDHRDQSQLELALAARVPADALVRDDARRSGPERYASYLRVLAPQPCIVVGNRSTVYAPAHNPGLIAIWDDGDPLLAEPLSPGVHARDAGLVRQELDGAALLFAGHTRTTDVERLVAIGWVREVPARRRTSPRVVLSATREGESHGARVPSSAFAAAREGLVSGPVLVQVARPGYAPVLVCADCRTPARCPHCTGPLRARRPGAVPECGWCGRSAPAWRCPKCDSTKLRMASSGSERTADELGRAFPGTRIIVADGEHKVARVDAKPALVIATRGAEPIAEGGYRAVVLLDADRMLMADELRIGESCLRWWSNAAALAAPGAPVHLVGVTGAVARALATWTQPAYARSELAERTPLHMPPVVRVATVDGAAAAVRTCLDTLREDVPSLGEQAVLGPVTTEAGSRAVVRFDYGAGRAVAESLRSSVIADALHARRSAKGRPGPARATLRVRVDVPDLDL from the coding sequence ATGACCACCCGTCGGGTCGCGCGAGTGCTGATCGACTCGCCCCTGCCGCAGCTGGACCGGCTGTTCGACTACGAGGTCCCCGACGAGCTCGCCGACACGGTCGTCCCCGGCATCCGCGTGCGGGTGCCGCTGCGCACCGCCGGACGCCTGGTCGACGCGTACGTCATCGAGACCGACCGGGCGGATGCCGCGGGTCGCCCGCTGTCGCTGGTGGACTCGGTCATCTCCACCGTCGAAGTGCTGCCGCCGGGCTTGTACGCCCTGGCACGGCGAGCCGCCGACCGCGCCGCCGGGTCGGCATCCGACATCCTGCGCCTGGCCGTGCCCAAGCGCATGGTGCGCGCAGAGAAGGCGTGGTTCGCCAGTGACCCGGTGCCGGCACCGACGGTGGCCGAGACGGATGCCGCGTGGGCGGGCGACGTGCTGGCCGCCTTCCCGGGGCTGTCCGAGGCGATCACGGCGGGGGAGCGGCTCGCGCTGGACGCCCCACCGCGCCCCGCCCGGCTCTCATCCGGCGAGGACGTCGGCGCGTGGGCGGAACTGCTGGCCGCCGCCGCTGTGCGCACCCTCACCGCCGGGCGCAGCGCCGTACTGGTGGTACCCGATCACCGCGACCAGTCGCAGCTCGAACTGGCCCTGGCCGCCCGCGTGCCCGCCGACGCGCTCGTACGCGACGACGCCCGCCGGTCGGGTCCGGAGCGGTACGCGTCGTACCTGCGGGTGCTGGCGCCGCAGCCGTGCATCGTGGTCGGCAACCGCTCCACCGTCTACGCGCCGGCGCACAACCCCGGCCTCATCGCGATCTGGGACGACGGCGACCCGCTGCTGGCGGAGCCGCTGAGCCCCGGCGTGCATGCTCGCGATGCCGGGCTGGTGCGGCAGGAGCTCGACGGCGCGGCGCTGCTGTTCGCCGGTCACACCCGCACCACCGACGTCGAGCGGCTCGTCGCGATCGGCTGGGTGCGCGAGGTGCCCGCCCGGCGCCGCACCAGCCCCCGCGTCGTCCTCTCCGCCACCCGTGAGGGTGAGTCGCACGGCGCCCGGGTGCCGTCCTCGGCGTTCGCGGCAGCCCGCGAGGGCCTGGTGTCCGGACCCGTGCTGGTGCAGGTCGCCCGCCCCGGTTACGCACCCGTGCTGGTCTGCGCCGACTGCCGCACCCCGGCGCGGTGCCCTCATTGCACCGGACCGCTGCGCGCCCGCCGGCCCGGCGCCGTGCCGGAGTGCGGCTGGTGCGGACGCAGCGCGCCGGCATGGCGGTGCCCGAAGTGCGACAGCACCAAGCTGCGCATGGCGTCCTCCGGCAGCGAGCGCACCGCCGACGAACTCGGCCGGGCGTTCCCCGGCACCCGGATCATCGTCGCCGACGGCGAGCACAAGGTCGCGCGGGTGGATGCCAAGCCGGCGCTGGTCATCGCCACGCGCGGTGCCGAGCCGATCGCCGAGGGCGGCTACCGCGCCGTGGTGCTCTTGGACGCCGACCGCATGCTGATGGCCGACGAGCTGCGCATCGGCGAATCGTGCCTGCGCTGGTGGTCCAATGCCGCGGCCCTGGCCGCCCCCGGCGCCCCCGTGCATCTGGTGGGCGTCACCGGCGCGGTCGCGCGGGCGCTGGCGACGTGGACGCAGCCGGCATACGCGCGCAGCGAGCTGGCGGAGCGCACCCCGCTGCACATGCCACCGGTGGTGCGCGTGGCCACGGTCGACGGCGCCGCCGCCGCGGTGCGCACGTGCCTGGACACCCTGCGCGAAGACGTCCCATCGCTCGGCGAGCAGGCCGTGCTGGGCCCCGTCACCACCGAAGCCGGCTCCCGGGCGGTGGTGCGCTTCGACTACGGCGCCGGCCGCGCCGTCGCCGAGAGCCTGCGTTCGTCGGTCATCGCCGACGCCCTCCACGCCCGACGCTCCGCGAAGGGACGCCCGGGCCCGGCCCGTGCGACCCTGAGAGTGCGCGTCGACGTCCCCGATCTGGATCTGTAA
- the rpoZ gene encoding DNA-directed RNA polymerase subunit omega: MATRDQGIIDPPIDALLEKVDSKYQLVIYASKRARQINDYYSDLHEGNLFDNVGPLVDSTVEDKPLTIALHEIHEDKLRLRHVE; this comes from the coding sequence ATGGCCACTCGCGACCAGGGCATCATCGACCCGCCCATCGACGCACTGCTGGAGAAGGTCGACTCCAAGTACCAGCTTGTGATCTACGCATCCAAGCGGGCGCGTCAGATCAACGACTACTACTCCGACCTGCACGAGGGCAACCTCTTCGACAACGTCGGCCCGCTGGTGGACTCGACCGTCGAGGACAAGCCCCTCACGATCGCCCTGCACGAGATCCACGAAGACAAGCTGCGCCTGCGCCACGTCGAGTAA
- the pyrF gene encoding orotidine-5'-phosphate decarboxylase, which translates to MTTFGRRLREALTAQGPLCVGIDPHEQLLAEWGLPASAAGTREFGLRVVDAAAGRVGVIKPQVSFFERWGSAGFAALEDVLAAARAAGLLVIADAKRGDIGTTMDAYARAWLTPGSPLEADAVTLSPYLGVGALTGTLEYAVSVGKGGFVLAATSNPEARVLQSALVEERTVAARVTEEVSAFNARTTPDGEWGSVGLVVGATVDLHLAGLGSAVTPPAPILAPGYGAQGAQPGDLEDQFRVLRSPVVASESRSILSAGPTGIAQRIAERAALYSKVDHG; encoded by the coding sequence ATGACCACGTTCGGCCGGCGGCTGCGCGAGGCGCTCACGGCGCAGGGACCCCTCTGCGTCGGGATCGACCCGCACGAGCAGCTGCTGGCCGAGTGGGGGCTGCCGGCCTCCGCGGCGGGCACCCGGGAGTTCGGACTGCGGGTGGTGGATGCCGCGGCCGGCCGGGTCGGTGTCATCAAGCCCCAGGTGTCGTTCTTCGAGCGGTGGGGGTCGGCCGGCTTCGCAGCCCTGGAAGACGTGCTTGCGGCGGCGCGAGCGGCCGGGCTGCTGGTGATCGCCGACGCCAAGCGCGGCGACATCGGCACCACGATGGACGCCTATGCGCGCGCCTGGCTGACTCCGGGTTCGCCCCTGGAGGCCGACGCGGTGACCCTCAGCCCTTATCTCGGCGTGGGTGCGCTCACTGGGACGCTGGAATACGCCGTCTCGGTGGGTAAAGGTGGGTTCGTGCTCGCCGCCACCAGCAACCCCGAAGCCCGCGTCCTGCAGTCCGCCCTCGTCGAGGAGCGCACCGTCGCCGCTCGGGTGACCGAAGAGGTCTCGGCCTTCAACGCTCGCACGACGCCCGACGGCGAGTGGGGGAGTGTCGGCCTCGTCGTCGGCGCCACCGTGGACCTGCACCTCGCGGGGCTCGGCAGCGCCGTGACGCCGCCCGCGCCGATCCTCGCGCCGGGCTACGGTGCGCAGGGCGCGCAGCCGGGGGATCTCGAAGACCAGTTCCGGGTTCTCCGCTCGCCGGTCGTGGCGAGCGAGAGCCGCAGCATCCTGTCGGCGGGGCCGACGGGGATCGCCCAGCGCATCGCCGAACGCGCCGCGCTCTATTCGAAAGTGGACCATGGCTGA